In Brevinematales bacterium, the sequence GAGCAAAGGATGTAGCATTTCCAAGGTTAAATGCTTTTAGCTATTGGGTATTCCTTGGAGCAAGTGTCATGGTATTACTTACCATGATACCTGGAAACTGGATAAAGACACTATGGACTGCATATCCACCATTTGCTAATAATCCTAATGCAGGTCCTGTAGCATTTTATACACTCATTATAAACCTATATGGAATAGCTGCAACTGCAGGATCTGTTAATTTTGTTGCTACAATACTATCTATGAGAGCAAAAGGAATGAACCTAAGAAAAGTAAACCTATTTGTACATACTATACTAGGAGCAAATTTAATACAGTTATTTGGTGTTCCAGCATTCTTAGGAGCGGTAAATCTATTATTTCTAGACAAGTATATAGGTACAAACTTTTTTAATCCTGAAGTAGGAGGAGATCCATTACTTTATCAAAACATATTCTGGTTTTATTCACATCCAGCAGTATACGTTATGATATTACCAGCATTTGGAATATATTCTGAAGTCATAGCAACTATGTCAAGAAAACCTATATTTGGATATATTTCAATGGTTATAGCAATATATCTTATATCACTAATAGGCTTTACTGTGTGGATTCATCACATGTTTGCAGCAGGAATACCAGATTGGGCAAGAGTTGCATTTTCTTACACTACAATACTAGTAGGTGTACCAACAGGTATAAAGATATTCAACTGGCTTGCAACCATGTACAAGGGATCAATAAAACTTACAACACCGATGCTATTCGTCTTAGGTGGACTTTTCACATTTCTTATAGGAGGACTAACTGGAGTACTACTATCAATGGTTTCAGCTAACCTAGGATTAACTGACTCTATGTTTGTAGTAGGACATTTCCACTATGTTCTAGGAATGTCAGTTACATTCGCAGCTTTAGCAGGGATAATGTACTGGTTTCCAAAAGTCACAGGTAAAATGTACAATGAAAAACTAGGTATCTGGTCCTTTACTCTTTCTTTCATCGGAGCAAATATATTTTATTTCTTCCAAACTTTTTCAGGAGTATTAGGTATATCTAGAAGATACGCAGACTACCCAAACATACCAGAATGGGTATTAGTAAATCAAATACAAACAGTAGGAGCAGTACTAATTTTCATTGGAATATTACTATTCGTAGTAAACATATTTATATCTATTAGAAAAGATCAGAAAGCAACATTAAATCCCTGGCAATCACCATCACTTGAATGGAGTTCTACATACACCCCCGTTACAATAGGGAATTTCAAAAAAGAAAATATAGAAGTCTCAAAAGACTGGCATCCGTATTCTTTTTATAAAGGATATCATGAACATTTCTAATAGATTTTAGGAGGTAATTATGAAAAAAACACTATTAATTTTGCTAACCATCTTACTAGTTACATTATCAACAACATCAATATTCGCACATGACAAAGGTAAAATACCAGCTTCTGAAGTTGAAAAAATACAAGTATATCCTAGCATTACCAAACTACATCCACCAACAACTCATTTCGCTATAGGATTCCCAATATTCCTTTTACTAGCTGAAATACTATACCTTATAACCAAAAGAAAACCAGACATAATAGAGCTTTTCATGGTTATAGTAGCAGTAGGAGGAGTATTATTAGGAACAATAAGTGGATTATACATCTACTATAACATGCAAGAACCCGTTATAAAAGAAGCACATGAAGTATTCGAAGCTCATGAAATACTAGGAATAATACTCAGCATAATATACCTTGTAATACTAGGTATAAGAATACTATACGAAGTAGTTAAAGATGAAAAAGCAAAAAGTCTAGTTAGGTGGATATATTTGTCTATTCTAGCATTCTCAGTACTATTACTATTATATCAAGGATGGTTAGGCGGAGTAATGGTATATGAATACGGTATAGGTGTTATATACCAGTACTTAATGTAAAGATAGCCTTAACTCTTACTAACATTAAATAACTAACAAATAGAAAAAGCTTTGACTTCTGAACAGTTATCTTACCAAACTAAGATAATAACTCTAACCATAAAGCTAGTAAAAATCAAGGAATTAAAAATACTCATCAAATTCTAGTTTCT encodes:
- a CDS encoding cbb3-type cytochrome c oxidase subunit I; the encoded protein is MENIKKEILSEEKDTKKHDDKPWYSGSLKEWIFTTDHKKIGILYFFTSFAFFLIAGIMGMLIRYELTNPGIQLPSIAGQEGADLYNFLLTGHGVLMLLWWAVAVWTGAFGNFLVPLMIGAKDVAFPRLNAFSYWVFLGASVMVLLTMIPGNWIKTLWTAYPPFANNPNAGPVAFYTLIINLYGIAATAGSVNFVATILSMRAKGMNLRKVNLFVHTILGANLIQLFGVPAFLGAVNLLFLDKYIGTNFFNPEVGGDPLLYQNIFWFYSHPAVYVMILPAFGIYSEVIATMSRKPIFGYISMVIAIYLISLIGFTVWIHHMFAAGIPDWARVAFSYTTILVGVPTGIKIFNWLATMYKGSIKLTTPMLFVLGGLFTFLIGGLTGVLLSMVSANLGLTDSMFVVGHFHYVLGMSVTFAALAGIMYWFPKVTGKMYNEKLGIWSFTLSFIGANIFYFFQTFSGVLGISRRYADYPNIPEWVLVNQIQTVGAVLIFIGILLFVVNIFISIRKDQKATLNPWQSPSLEWSSTYTPVTIGNFKKENIEVSKDWHPYSFYKGYHEHF
- a CDS encoding DUF2231 domain-containing protein — its product is MKKTLLILLTILLVTLSTTSIFAHDKGKIPASEVEKIQVYPSITKLHPPTTHFAIGFPIFLLLAEILYLITKRKPDIIELFMVIVAVGGVLLGTISGLYIYYNMQEPVIKEAHEVFEAHEILGIILSIIYLVILGIRILYEVVKDEKAKSLVRWIYLSILAFSVLLLLYQGWLGGVMVYEYGIGVIYQYLM